The Pseudanabaena sp. FACHB-2040 DNA segment ACTTGGTCGATGAGCAGCTAGACCTGATGGTGGTGATCGGCGGCTACAACTCCTCCAACACCACTCACCTGCAGGAGATTGCGATTGAGCGCAACATTCCTTCGTACCACATCGACAGCGCCCACCGCATTGGCCCCGGCAACCGTATCGAGCACAAAGTCTTGCATGGTGAGATGACTATCACCGATCCCTGGCTGCCCGAAGGGCCTTTAGTGGTGGGCATTACCTCTGGGGCTTCCACCCCCGATCGCTCGGTCGAAGAAACCATTGAGCGAATTTTTGCTCTTAAAGCAGCTGTTCCCGTGGCGTAGCGCCTGTGTAAAGTGCCCGTATGAATCGAATCTGCGTTTACTGCGGCTCAAACTTTGGCGATCGCAAAAGCTACCTTGAAACTGCCCAAGCTCTGGGCACGGTGATGGCCGAGCGCGGTATTACGCTCGTGTATGGAGGCGGTAACGTTGGCCTAATGGGGGCAGTTGCTGACACTGTGCTGGGGGCAGGCGGCCAAGTCATTGGGGTAATTCCCCAAGCGCTGGTGGATAAGGAAGTCGCTCATACCGGCTTGAGCGATCTGCGAGTGGTCAGCTCTATGCACGAGCGTAAGGCATTGATGGCTGAGCTGTCAGATGCCTTTATTGCTCTGCCTGGTGGGTTAGGCACGCTGGAGGAATTCTGCGAAATTGCTACCTGGACTCAGCTCGGGTTTCATACCAAAGCTTGTGGCTTGCTCAATGTGGACGGCTTTTACAACGGGCTGCTAACGTTTCTAGACCACGCTACTCAGGAGAAGTTCATTCGCCCTGCCCACAGGGGCATTGTTTTAGCTGATACTGATCCGGCAGCGCTAATCGACAAACTCGCTAAATTCGAAGTGCCCGTAGTCCAAAAGTGGATTGCTCGCGGCGAGCAGTAGCGCCTGTTAAAGTGATGGATATCAAGCGCTAACTGCAGGCGTACAGCAATGTCATCCGTCGTCGTTGACTTCGCTAAGGAAAAAGAAGAGGGGTACAAACGCATCTTCGCGCGGCCGCCTCTGCTCAGCAGCGTAGCAACCCAGTGGGACGGCATCTTAACGGCCTATGACTACATGCCGCCGGGAGAAACACCTGAGATATCGGTCAAGCAGCACGGCATTGGCATCTTTGTCGATTTGCCCCAGCCGGTTCTAGCAGAACGATTCATCGACGGGCAG contains these protein-coding regions:
- a CDS encoding TIGR00730 family Rossman fold protein gives rise to the protein MNRICVYCGSNFGDRKSYLETAQALGTVMAERGITLVYGGGNVGLMGAVADTVLGAGGQVIGVIPQALVDKEVAHTGLSDLRVVSSMHERKALMAELSDAFIALPGGLGTLEEFCEIATWTQLGFHTKACGLLNVDGFYNGLLTFLDHATQEKFIRPAHRGIVLADTDPAALIDKLAKFEVPVVQKWIARGEQ